Proteins from a genomic interval of Bradyrhizobium sp. G127:
- a CDS encoding helix-turn-helix domain-containing protein: protein MRSKSFDGMACSIAGALEAIGDRWAVLILRDLSFGLSKYEDLRRSTGVTNATLSDRLKHLEENGLIERRLYQDNPERYEYILTRKGWDTIIVTQALAQIGDKWAVSGDAGPPLKFVNRKNGRAVKLALVERETGNPVRTSDILPEEGPGADDLVRWRLTHLKI, encoded by the coding sequence ATGCGATCGAAAAGTTTTGACGGAATGGCCTGTTCGATAGCCGGGGCGCTGGAGGCCATTGGCGATCGATGGGCCGTGCTGATCTTGCGCGATCTGTCCTTCGGTCTGAGCAAGTATGAGGACTTGCGCCGATCGACCGGCGTGACAAACGCGACACTGTCTGATCGGCTCAAACATCTCGAGGAAAATGGACTCATCGAGCGGCGGCTGTATCAGGACAACCCGGAGCGTTATGAGTACATCCTGACCCGGAAGGGATGGGATACAATCATCGTGACGCAAGCGCTGGCGCAAATTGGCGACAAGTGGGCAGTGTCGGGAGATGCGGGGCCGCCGCTGAAGTTCGTAAATCGGAAGAACGGTCGGGCGGTCAAGCTTGCGCTCGTCGAACGCGAGACGGGAAATCCTGTCAGGACTTCCGATATCTTGCCGGAGGAAGGCCCCGGTGCTGATGATCTGGTGCGGTGGCGCTTAACGCACTTAAAGATCTGA
- a CDS encoding (2Fe-2S)-binding protein, with amino-acid sequence MINTDEKRHLVTLDVNGTRHAITVESRKLLVHLLRDDLNLTGTHVGCDTSQCGACTVDIDGQAVKSCTVLAVMADGSSITTIEGLASAAGDLHPIQAAFHEHHALQCGFCTPGMIMSVRQLLAKDPNPTESEIRHNLAGNICRCTGYHNIIRAVESLATGASDHD; translated from the coding sequence ATGATCAATACCGATGAGAAGCGTCATCTGGTGACGCTCGACGTCAATGGGACCCGGCACGCTATCACCGTCGAGTCCCGAAAACTCTTGGTTCACCTGCTGCGAGACGACCTCAACCTCACCGGAACCCATGTGGGCTGCGACACCTCCCAATGTGGCGCCTGCACTGTTGATATTGATGGACAGGCCGTCAAATCTTGCACCGTTCTTGCGGTGATGGCCGACGGTTCATCGATCACGACGATCGAGGGGCTGGCATCCGCCGCCGGTGACCTGCATCCAATTCAGGCGGCATTTCATGAACATCACGCATTGCAATGCGGTTTCTGCACGCCGGGAATGATCATGAGCGTTCGCCAGCTGCTCGCGAAGGATCCGAATCCGACGGAGAGCGAGATACGCCACAACCTCGCCGGCAATATCTGCCGTTGCACCGGCTACCACAACATCATCCGCGCAGTTGAGTCACTCGCCACCGGAGCATCCGACCATGACTGA
- a CDS encoding xanthine dehydrogenase family protein subunit M, giving the protein MIPASFDYIRATSLSQAIGLLQDDPDNTKLLAGGHTLIPTLKLRLASPALLVDLGSIGELQGIDIGDHIRIGALTRHAELLASEKLREALPIFHQTANMIADPQVRNRGTIGGSLANADPSADWPAVIIALKAELELAGPNGRRRVAAKDFFVDIFTTALQADEVLTAIHIARPKPGMNFRYRKIRHPASGYAVVGVAAGVHLNGGVVSEATLGITGASAKAFTPDAAVDFLSGKTLSIDTIERAAILASEHAGCLSDHYASADYRKHLAKTEVARALTSLSGKP; this is encoded by the coding sequence ATGATCCCGGCCTCATTCGACTACATTCGCGCAACTTCTCTTTCCCAGGCGATCGGGCTGCTGCAGGACGATCCTGACAATACCAAACTGCTGGCCGGCGGCCACACATTGATCCCGACGCTGAAGCTTCGGCTGGCTTCGCCTGCCCTCCTGGTGGATCTCGGCAGCATCGGTGAGCTGCAGGGTATAGACATTGGCGATCACATCAGGATCGGCGCGCTAACGCGGCACGCCGAACTTCTTGCCTCCGAAAAGCTGCGCGAGGCGCTGCCGATCTTTCACCAGACTGCCAATATGATTGCTGATCCGCAGGTGCGAAACCGCGGCACCATAGGCGGGTCGCTGGCCAACGCCGACCCATCGGCCGACTGGCCCGCCGTGATCATCGCGCTGAAAGCCGAACTGGAACTCGCTGGCCCGAATGGCCGCAGACGCGTAGCGGCGAAGGATTTCTTCGTCGATATTTTCACCACTGCGCTTCAGGCGGACGAGGTTCTGACCGCAATCCATATTGCACGACCAAAGCCGGGCATGAATTTTCGTTATCGCAAGATCCGCCATCCGGCGAGTGGCTATGCCGTCGTAGGCGTCGCAGCTGGCGTACACCTCAACGGCGGCGTGGTATCCGAAGCCACGCTTGGCATCACGGGAGCCTCGGCAAAGGCATTTACGCCTGATGCAGCGGTCGACTTTCTAAGCGGGAAAACTCTTTCGATCGACACGATTGAAAGAGCGGCAATACTGGCGAGTGAGCACGCCGGTTGCCTTTCGGATCACTATGCATCAGCGGACTATCGTAAGCATCTCGCCAAGACGGAAGTCGCGCGCGCGCTGACCTCGCTGTCGGGAAAGCCATGA
- a CDS encoding xanthine dehydrogenase family protein molybdopterin-binding subunit → MTEPAAIKYVGQPLRRREDFKFITGKGRYTDDMKAPGMLHMAVLRSPHAHAVIKHIDLSAAQAAPGVRVALSGTDLAGKISSIVPNWIIPGTKVPDRPVVAVDRVRFVGECVALVVAETQATAHDAIGLIDVNYEVLPAVVDEEAAIKPDAPQLHDNVPNNVTTLYKIGGGNYKKAASEADQIINLRIVNNRLIPTCLETRSILAEPNADGTLTLNIQSQVPHMHRRWIADAVGISEHKLRIVAPDIGGGFGAKMHLYPEELLCPYLARQLDVPVKWWESRSESHQSTNHGRAHIENLEIAIRNDGKILGLKVETLGNVGAYLSNMATGGPTVNTVNFGTGAYKIENYEAFSRVVVTNTVPVDAYRGYGRPEGGYIAERAIDAVARHLNLDQVDVRRRNFIQSADFPYRPYNGPAVIYDSGDYEGCLAKAMEAFKYEARSRERDALRAKGRYRGIGVAAYTHMCGMAPSRRLSLIGFNRGGWESARVSIDSSGRATIYSGSMSQGHGHNTSLAQIAADILQIPIENIDIVQGDTRQVQAGHGTFNSRSMAVGGSSVHVSSQRIVAKAKKIAASMLEVDEKDVSYRAGKFSIPGTDVSPLSFRDVARMAYVGSKLPDGLEPGLDETVFYDPTGMGSPSGIHMAYVEVDPETGIVDILDYVAVDDVGTIINPLLAAGQIHGGVVQGIAQALYEEVSYDPDTGQLMTGSLLDYAVPRAEHVPNIQSLFQETPSPTNPIGVKGVGESGSIAAPPCMVHAVLDALSPFGISHLDMPMTPPRIWSAVQNARSGASQ, encoded by the coding sequence ATGACTGAACCAGCAGCTATCAAATACGTCGGTCAGCCGTTGCGCCGGAGGGAGGACTTCAAGTTCATCACTGGTAAGGGACGTTACACCGATGACATGAAAGCACCGGGCATGTTGCACATGGCGGTGCTGCGATCGCCTCACGCGCACGCCGTCATCAAACATATCGATCTATCCGCAGCGCAGGCCGCGCCGGGCGTTCGTGTGGCTCTTTCCGGCACCGACCTTGCGGGCAAGATCAGCTCCATCGTTCCAAACTGGATTATCCCGGGAACCAAGGTGCCAGATCGGCCCGTGGTCGCGGTCGACCGCGTTCGTTTTGTCGGAGAATGCGTCGCTCTAGTGGTAGCCGAGACACAGGCCACGGCTCACGACGCCATCGGGCTAATCGACGTGAACTATGAAGTTCTTCCAGCGGTCGTCGACGAGGAGGCCGCGATCAAGCCTGACGCACCGCAACTTCATGACAACGTCCCCAATAACGTCACTACGCTCTACAAGATCGGCGGCGGGAACTACAAGAAAGCGGCAAGCGAGGCCGACCAGATCATCAATCTACGTATTGTCAACAATCGCCTGATTCCAACCTGCCTGGAAACGCGCTCGATCCTCGCCGAACCGAATGCCGATGGCACTCTCACTCTCAACATACAGAGCCAGGTGCCTCACATGCACCGCCGCTGGATTGCCGATGCGGTCGGAATTTCCGAGCATAAATTGCGGATCGTCGCACCAGATATTGGCGGCGGATTCGGTGCGAAGATGCACCTTTACCCGGAAGAACTGCTCTGCCCCTATCTCGCGCGGCAACTCGACGTGCCGGTAAAATGGTGGGAGTCGCGGTCCGAGAGCCACCAATCCACGAACCACGGTCGCGCGCACATTGAGAACCTCGAGATCGCAATCCGCAATGACGGAAAGATCCTCGGCCTGAAAGTGGAAACCCTCGGCAATGTCGGCGCCTACCTATCGAACATGGCGACCGGTGGTCCCACGGTGAACACCGTCAACTTTGGCACCGGCGCTTACAAGATTGAGAACTACGAAGCGTTCTCTCGCGTGGTTGTGACAAATACCGTTCCTGTCGATGCGTATCGCGGTTACGGTCGGCCCGAAGGCGGATACATTGCTGAACGCGCCATAGACGCCGTGGCGCGCCACCTCAACCTCGATCAGGTGGACGTGCGCCGCAGAAACTTCATCCAGAGCGCCGATTTCCCTTACAGGCCCTATAATGGGCCCGCAGTGATTTATGATAGTGGCGACTACGAGGGCTGCCTTGCGAAAGCGATGGAGGCGTTCAAATACGAGGCCCGCAGCCGCGAGAGAGATGCACTCCGCGCAAAAGGCCGCTACCGCGGCATTGGCGTGGCGGCCTATACCCACATGTGCGGCATGGCGCCTTCGCGCCGGCTGTCGCTGATCGGCTTTAACCGCGGAGGCTGGGAAAGCGCACGCGTCAGCATCGACTCAAGCGGCCGGGCCACAATTTATTCCGGCTCGATGAGCCAGGGACATGGTCACAACACATCGCTTGCACAAATCGCGGCCGATATTCTTCAAATCCCGATCGAGAACATTGACATCGTGCAAGGTGACACCCGGCAGGTACAAGCGGGGCACGGGACATTCAACTCCCGCTCGATGGCGGTCGGCGGGTCGAGCGTCCATGTTTCTTCCCAGCGGATCGTTGCAAAGGCAAAGAAGATTGCAGCGAGCATGCTGGAAGTCGATGAAAAAGACGTGTCATACCGTGCCGGCAAGTTTAGCATCCCGGGGACTGACGTCTCGCCCTTGAGTTTCCGCGACGTAGCCCGCATGGCCTATGTCGGCTCAAAACTTCCAGACGGACTCGAGCCTGGCCTTGACGAGACGGTGTTCTACGATCCGACTGGAATGGGTTCACCATCCGGAATTCACATGGCTTACGTCGAGGTCGATCCCGAAACCGGGATCGTCGATATTCTCGACTACGTCGCAGTGGATGATGTTGGAACGATCATAAATCCCCTTCTCGCCGCCGGACAAATTCACGGGGGTGTGGTGCAGGGAATCGCTCAAGCTCTCTATGAAGAGGTGAGCTACGATCCGGATACCGGCCAACTGATGACCGGCTCGCTGCTGGACTACGCGGTCCCGCGCGCGGAACACGTCCCGAACATACAATCATTATTCCAGGAGACCCCGTCCCCAACCAATCCGATCGGGGTGAAAGGTGTCGGCGAGAGCGGATCGATCGCGGCGCCGCCGTGTATGGTGCACGCCGTGCTCGACGCGTTGTCGCCATTTGGAATCTCCCATCTCGACATGCCGATGACCCCGCCGCGGATATGGTCGGCGGTTCAGAACGCACGCAGCGGAGCAAGCCAATGA